One Polaribacter sp. SA4-12 genomic window carries:
- the dxs gene encoding 1-deoxy-D-xylulose-5-phosphate synthase, whose product MKNLLENISNPSDLRKLNPEQLTQVAKELRAFIIDIVSTKEGHLGASLGVVEITIAIHYLFDTPNDLLVWDVGHQAYGHKILTGRKDNFHTNRQFGGIAGFPSIKESEFDAFGVGHSSTSISAALGMAIASNLKGEIEKQHIAVIGDASIASGMAFEALNHAGVSNANLLIILNDNAIGIDPSVGALKEYLTKVKTDKRLAVQNNIIKALNFDYSGPIDGHDLPKVLSELERLKSVKGPKFLHVITTKGKGLQQAEEDQVTYHAPGKFDKISGERIKKEESLYTKYQDVFGKTIVELAAQNDKIVGITPAMLTGSSLKFMMEKYPKRTFDVGIAEQHAVTLAAGMATQGLIPFCNIYSTFLQRAYDQVIHDVALQNLPVVFCLDRAGLVGEDGATHHGVFDLAYLRCIPNLIIFAPRNEIELRNIIYTSQLVLKNPIAIRYPRGTGTIIDWQKPFEKIKIGKGIQLKKGSKTAILSVGTIAKNVSEAFKLIDKDFDNLNSSSLFSHYDMRFVKPLDENLLHTIFSTYKTIITVEDGTIKGGFGSAILEFASNNNYQHKIKNLGIPDEFIEHGSVLRLQNEIGLDSDSLAKNFQLLS is encoded by the coding sequence ATGAAGAACTTATTAGAAAACATATCAAATCCGTCTGATTTAAGAAAATTAAATCCAGAACAATTAACTCAAGTCGCAAAAGAATTGAGGGCATTTATTATTGATATTGTATCTACAAAAGAAGGTCATTTAGGTGCTAGTTTAGGTGTTGTAGAAATTACAATTGCTATTCATTATTTATTTGACACTCCTAATGATTTATTGGTTTGGGATGTTGGCCATCAAGCATACGGACATAAAATTTTAACGGGAAGAAAAGATAATTTTCATACCAATAGACAATTTGGTGGAATTGCAGGTTTTCCGTCAATAAAAGAAAGCGAATTTGATGCTTTTGGAGTTGGGCATTCATCAACTTCTATTTCTGCAGCATTAGGAATGGCAATTGCTTCTAACCTAAAAGGAGAAATAGAAAAACAACATATTGCTGTAATTGGTGATGCTTCTATTGCTAGCGGAATGGCTTTTGAAGCCTTGAATCATGCAGGGGTTTCAAATGCGAATTTACTCATCATTTTAAACGATAATGCTATTGGAATCGATCCTTCAGTTGGTGCTTTAAAAGAGTATTTAACAAAGGTAAAAACCGATAAAAGATTAGCAGTACAAAATAATATTATAAAAGCGTTGAATTTTGATTATTCAGGTCCTATTGATGGACATGATTTACCAAAAGTTTTATCAGAATTAGAAAGATTAAAATCTGTAAAAGGGCCTAAATTTTTACATGTAATTACCACAAAAGGAAAAGGTTTACAGCAAGCAGAAGAAGACCAAGTTACCTATCATGCTCCAGGGAAATTTGATAAAATTTCTGGAGAAAGAATAAAAAAGGAAGAAAGTTTATATACCAAATATCAAGATGTTTTTGGAAAAACAATTGTAGAATTAGCTGCTCAGAATGATAAAATTGTTGGTATTACACCAGCAATGTTAACAGGAAGTTCACTAAAGTTTATGATGGAGAAATACCCAAAAAGAACTTTTGATGTTGGTATTGCAGAACAACATGCTGTAACTTTAGCTGCAGGAATGGCGACACAAGGTTTAATACCATTTTGTAATATTTATTCTACGTTTTTACAACGTGCTTACGACCAAGTAATTCATGATGTAGCATTGCAAAACTTACCTGTTGTTTTTTGTTTAGACAGAGCAGGTTTGGTTGGTGAAGATGGAGCAACACATCATGGTGTTTTTGACTTGGCATATTTACGTTGCATTCCTAATCTAATTATTTTTGCGCCAAGAAATGAAATTGAATTGCGTAATATTATATACACTTCTCAATTAGTATTAAAAAATCCGATTGCAATTCGTTATCCAAGAGGAACAGGAACTATTATTGATTGGCAAAAACCTTTTGAAAAAATAAAAATAGGAAAAGGAATTCAATTAAAAAAAGGAAGTAAAACAGCAATTCTATCTGTTGGAACAATTGCTAAAAATGTTTCTGAAGCATTTAAGTTAATAGATAAAGACTTCGATAACCTCAACTCAAGCTCTTTATTTTCTCATTACGATATGCGTTTTGTAAAACCTTTGGATGAAAATTTATTACATACTATTTTTTCAACCTATAAAACAATTATTACAGTTGAAGATGGCACTATAAAAGGTGGTTTTGGAAGTGCTATTTTAGAATTTGCTTCTAACAACAATT
- a CDS encoding nucleoside deaminase: MIQPFDDTYFMKRALQEAETAFDKGEVPVGAVIVFKDQIIARAHNLTETLTDVTAHAEMQAFTAAADFLGGKYLKECVLYVTLEPCQMCAGASYWAQIGKIVYGASEPERGFKNLNTTLHPKTKVVAGILENECSQLLKRFFVEKRNLN, translated from the coding sequence ATGATACAACCTTTCGACGATACTTATTTTATGAAAAGAGCTTTACAGGAAGCAGAAACTGCTTTTGATAAAGGCGAAGTTCCTGTTGGAGCTGTTATTGTTTTTAAAGATCAAATTATTGCAAGAGCACATAATTTAACAGAAACATTGACAGATGTAACTGCGCATGCAGAAATGCAAGCTTTTACTGCTGCTGCAGATTTTTTAGGCGGAAAGTATTTAAAAGAGTGTGTTTTGTATGTTACTTTAGAGCCTTGCCAAATGTGCGCTGGTGCAAGTTATTGGGCTCAAATTGGTAAGATTGTTTATGGAGCTTCAGAACCAGAAAGAGGTTTTAAAAACTTAAATACTACGTTACATCCAAAGACAAAAGTAGTAGCAGGAATTTTAGAAAACGAATGTTCGCAGCTTTTAAAGCGTTTTTTTGTTGAAAAAAGAAACTTGAATTAA
- a CDS encoding helix-turn-helix domain-containing protein, protein MAIIVNLDVMLAKRKMRSKELAEIIGITTANLSILKSGKAKAVRFSTLEAICKALECQPADILEYIED, encoded by the coding sequence ATGGCAATCATAGTAAACTTAGACGTAATGCTTGCCAAACGCAAAATGCGGAGTAAAGAATTGGCAGAAATAATTGGTATTACAACTGCAAACTTATCCATTTTAAAATCGGGTAAAGCAAAAGCAGTTCGTTTTTCTACTTTAGAAGCAATTTGCAAAGCATTAGAGTGTCAACCTGCAGATATTTTAGAATATATAGAAGATTAA
- a CDS encoding DUF2975 domain-containing protein, producing the protein MKKIIYICAKSFFYIFSTFFLFVFLFSILSLIEQYRFFDAPFVDVLENDVNGFNAQISIPFIKGVIKYQFSYTIIFMWLWLLFYSIYFYVLKEFFKIFIEDELFTTKSLNKLKIFFRLNFIPIILNTGIIIMGWIENEKVSFEEEYFYLFIHSCIALIIYTYIDIFKKGQKLQEENDLTI; encoded by the coding sequence ATGAAAAAAATTATTTACATCTGTGCAAAGTCTTTCTTTTACATATTTAGTACTTTCTTTTTGTTTGTATTTTTATTTTCAATTTTATCATTAATTGAACAGTATCGGTTTTTTGACGCTCCTTTTGTAGATGTTTTAGAGAATGACGTAAATGGTTTTAATGCCCAAATTAGTATTCCATTTATAAAAGGAGTTATTAAATACCAGTTTTCGTATACGATTATTTTTATGTGGCTTTGGCTATTGTTTTATTCAATATACTTTTATGTGTTAAAAGAATTTTTTAAGATTTTTATAGAAGACGAGCTGTTTACAACAAAATCTTTAAATAAACTTAAAATATTCTTTAGACTAAATTTTATTCCAATCATTTTAAATACTGGTATTATAATTATGGGTTGGATAGAAAATGAAAAAGTTAGTTTCGAAGAAGAATATTTTTATCTTTTTATTCACTCTTGTATAGCACTTATAATTTATACATATATCGATATTTTTAAGAAAGGGCAAAAACTACAGGAAGAAAACGATTTAACAATATAA
- a CDS encoding retropepsin-like aspartic protease — MKFKNVLYLVVLSIMLSSCAGAKVRKILKVGEVTQKNYKVTFPFEYTKTGHILLKVTIKGEVYDFILDTGATNIISNELADKLNLITAGSSDIADINDKSANLAYVKLDDIEVGGINFKGTIGSILDLKKGDLACLEVDGLIGSNLMRHAVWDFDFQNKMITITDNEETLNIPTDHSESKIFVGDAYQVSIITKVNGEKVLNNVIDLGNSGDSHLSYKVFNEQKESKKISKSIRGSGGSGFGAFGKSAKLRKSHLARIESFKIGDYDINDAIVIVKDLDNNIGLEFLKNYRVIFNWKTKSLKLIKQSKREKNEGVAFGFNPTFEKNKLFVDYIYDDIDASKFLKYRDQILSINKINYSHVTQEQWCKIVQNGLFNDVETNTIKIKVLRNGQELEFIIEKAKLL, encoded by the coding sequence ATGAAGTTTAAAAACGTATTGTATTTAGTAGTCTTATCTATAATGTTAAGTAGTTGTGCAGGAGCAAAAGTAAGAAAGATCCTTAAAGTGGGAGAAGTTACTCAAAAAAACTACAAAGTAACATTTCCGTTTGAATATACTAAAACAGGACATATTCTTTTAAAAGTAACAATTAAAGGGGAAGTTTATGATTTCATTTTAGATACAGGGGCCACTAATATTATTTCTAATGAATTAGCAGATAAATTAAATCTTATTACTGCTGGTTCATCTGATATAGCTGATATTAATGATAAGTCAGCGAATTTAGCATATGTAAAATTAGATGATATTGAGGTTGGTGGAATAAATTTTAAAGGAACTATAGGTTCTATATTAGATCTTAAAAAAGGAGATCTAGCTTGTTTAGAAGTTGATGGACTAATAGGTTCTAACCTAATGAGACATGCAGTTTGGGATTTTGATTTTCAAAACAAAATGATAACCATTACTGATAACGAAGAAACTTTAAATATACCAACGGATCATTCTGAATCAAAAATATTTGTAGGTGATGCCTATCAAGTATCAATTATTACAAAAGTAAATGGAGAAAAGGTATTAAATAATGTAATAGATTTAGGGAATTCTGGTGATTCTCATTTGAGCTATAAAGTTTTTAACGAACAAAAAGAATCAAAAAAAATTAGCAAATCTATTAGAGGTTCTGGTGGTTCTGGTTTTGGAGCTTTTGGAAAAAGTGCAAAATTAAGAAAATCACATTTGGCTAGAATTGAGAGTTTTAAAATAGGAGATTATGATATAAACGATGCTATTGTTATCGTAAAGGATCTAGACAATAATATAGGATTAGAATTTCTTAAAAATTATAGAGTTATTTTTAACTGGAAAACAAAAAGTTTAAAACTAATTAAACAAAGTAAAAGAGAAAAAAATGAAGGAGTCGCTTTTGGTTTTAACCCTACATTTGAGAAAAACAAACTCTTTGTTGACTATATATATGATGATATTGATGCCTCAAAATTTTTAAAATACAGAGATCAAATTCTAAGTATAAATAAAATAAATTATTCACACGTAACGCAAGAACAATGGTGTAAAATTGTACAAAATGGTCTTTTCAACGATGTAGAAACGAATACGATAAAAATAAAGGTATTAAGAAATGGTCAAGAACTTGAATTCATTATAGAAAAAGCAAAATTACTGTAA
- a CDS encoding Bax inhibitor-1/YccA family protein, which yields MENTFQNKVLLIESTDQVRVEFYKKTYAHVAGGVLVFVLFEYLLLQSSMIVDFMMSMTQGWRWLIMLGGFMLVTNYAESTILKTSDKNTQYLAYALYIFAQALIFVPLLYIAIYYTDSSELVQQAAVVTLALFAGISAVVFVTKKDFSFIKAGLTVGFFIAMGLIVAGSLFGFDLGLWFSVGMCVLAGGSILYQTSNLVNKYGTEDYIPASLGLFASLMLLFWYVLRIFMSRD from the coding sequence ATGGAAAATACGTTTCAAAACAAAGTATTATTAATTGAATCTACAGATCAAGTTCGTGTAGAATTTTACAAAAAAACATACGCACACGTTGCTGGTGGTGTTTTAGTATTTGTGCTTTTTGAATATTTATTACTTCAAAGCAGTATGATTGTAGACTTTATGATGTCTATGACACAAGGTTGGCGTTGGTTAATAATGTTGGGTGGTTTTATGCTAGTTACAAATTATGCAGAAAGTACCATTTTAAAAACATCCGATAAAAACACACAATATTTGGCGTATGCGCTTTATATTTTTGCACAAGCACTTATTTTTGTTCCGCTTTTATACATCGCAATTTACTATACAGATAGTTCAGAATTGGTGCAACAAGCGGCAGTAGTTACTTTGGCATTATTTGCTGGTATATCTGCAGTTGTTTTTGTTACTAAAAAAGATTTTTCATTTATAAAAGCAGGTTTAACTGTTGGCTTTTTTATTGCAATGGGATTAATTGTTGCAGGTTCTTTATTTGGTTTCGATCTAGGTTTATGGTTTTCTGTAGGAATGTGTGTATTGGCTGGAGGTTCTATTTTATATCAAACTTCTAACTTGGTAAATAAATACGGAACAGAAGATTACATCCCTGCTTCTTTAGGTTTATTCGCATCATTAATGTTACTTTTTTGGTATGTTTTACGAATATTTATGTCTAGAGATTAA
- a CDS encoding LexA family protein, with amino-acid sequence METSKTLTFFTPKASTGNGAVFVDVGISAGFPSPADDFRETRISLDDELIQNKDATFFAKVKGQSMIDAGLDDNDLLVIDRSLEPANNKIAVCFLDGEFTVKRLRVEKNEVWLQPENPNYPIIKITEDNDFMIWGIVTSVIKKV; translated from the coding sequence ATGGAAACATCTAAAACACTTACTTTTTTTACACCAAAAGCTTCCACTGGAAATGGAGCTGTATTTGTAGATGTTGGCATTTCTGCCGGATTTCCATCACCTGCAGATGATTTTAGAGAAACCAGAATTTCTTTAGATGATGAGCTTATTCAGAATAAAGACGCTACTTTTTTTGCAAAAGTAAAAGGTCAATCTATGATTGATGCTGGTTTAGACGACAATGATTTATTAGTTATTGATAGAAGTTTAGAACCTGCAAACAATAAAATTGCAGTCTGTTTTTTAGATGGTGAATTTACTGTAAAGCGTTTACGAGTAGAAAAAAATGAAGTTTGGTTACAACCAGAAAACCCTAATTATCCGATTATAAAAATTACTGAAGATAACGACTTTATGATTTGGGGAATTGTAACTAGCGTCATAAAAAAAGTATAA
- a CDS encoding OB-fold nucleic acid binding domain-containing protein produces MKTIIMKYFTLLFLITIGLLTGCKDTEKAKPTEEKVSVESIASSNAHEVVVLEKIAAGGYIYLKVSENNKEYWMAIPGRPIEIGATYYYDQGMEMGKFESKSLKRTFENIVFAQGVRDNKDAVKTATKKIINKGNSKVVNVDKAANGIRIAELFENPEAYQNKQVIIKAKVVKVNNGIMGVNFMHLQDGTKGNGQFDITVTSNDRFRVGSVVTIKGTVVLNKDFGAGYSYDVLVEKAVILQ; encoded by the coding sequence ATGAAAACAATAATAATGAAATATTTTACACTACTTTTTTTAATTACAATAGGGCTTTTAACAGGTTGTAAGGACACTGAAAAAGCAAAGCCTACAGAAGAAAAAGTTTCTGTAGAAAGCATAGCATCTTCAAATGCACATGAAGTTGTTGTACTAGAAAAAATAGCAGCCGGAGGATATATTTATCTTAAAGTTTCTGAAAATAATAAAGAATATTGGATGGCAATACCAGGTAGACCGATAGAAATAGGAGCTACTTACTATTATGACCAAGGAATGGAAATGGGGAAATTTGAAAGTAAAAGTCTAAAACGAACTTTTGAAAACATTGTTTTTGCTCAAGGTGTTAGAGATAATAAGGATGCAGTTAAGACTGCTACAAAGAAAATTATTAATAAAGGGAATTCAAAAGTAGTTAACGTTGATAAAGCTGCTAACGGAATACGAATTGCAGAACTTTTTGAAAACCCTGAAGCATATCAAAACAAACAAGTTATTATCAAAGCAAAAGTTGTAAAGGTTAATAACGGAATTATGGGTGTTAATTTTATGCATTTACAAGATGGTACAAAAGGAAACGGCCAATTCGATATTACAGTTACAAGTAATGATAGGTTTAGAGTTGGTAGCGTTGTTACCATAAAAGGAACTGTTGTTTTAAATAAAGACTTTGGAGCAGGTTACTCTTATGACGTACTTGTTGAAAAAGCCGTTATTTTACAATAA
- a CDS encoding DUF2007 domain-containing protein has protein sequence MNDNYKILAVFEYSTEAHVTKSRLDSEGFKTMLMDEKTIDSDPLISNAIGGVKLLVHQNDFEKALKIYNEIRTYQKDKNGNDIFCPKCNSSSVLIAPIQRKNVFYMLFPFFEKTRHICNDCKTIF, from the coding sequence ATGAATGATAATTATAAAATTTTAGCTGTTTTTGAATATTCAACAGAAGCACATGTTACAAAATCGAGATTAGACTCAGAAGGTTTTAAAACGATGTTGATGGATGAAAAAACAATAGATTCAGATCCTTTAATTAGTAATGCAATTGGTGGCGTAAAACTATTAGTTCATCAAAATGATTTTGAGAAAGCTCTTAAAATTTATAATGAAATTAGAACCTATCAAAAAGATAAAAACGGGAATGATATTTTTTGTCCTAAATGTAATTCTAGCAGCGTGTTAATTGCTCCTATTCAAAGAAAAAATGTGTTTTATATGTTATTTCCTTTTTTTGAGAAGACAAGACACATCTGTAATGATTGTAAGACTATCTTTTAA
- a CDS encoding Y-family DNA polymerase, whose protein sequence is MFALVDCNNFYASCERVFNPNLQGKPIAILSNNDGCVISMSDEAKKLQLPFGAPIFKWDAFCKANNITVLSSNYPLYGDMSSRVMNILADFSPDVEVYSIDESFLKLDGFENYDLIEYATKMRSRVLKWTGIPTCVGIAPTKALTKVANKIARSNLKQSKGICVIDSEENRIKALKWTKIGNVWGIGSRLKKRLQAKGCVTAYDFTQLPSDLVLKEFSIVEWRLQKDLQGISKIPLEEVSSKKMIATTRSFEYTYSDIDNIKERISTFAASCAEKLRNQESSCHMLIVQLSSDRHKKEMQQHRESTTVVFSYPTDSTLTIANAAVAAVKSIFKSGIKYKRAGVIVTGLVPNDNFQLNLFSSENPKHKPLMSAIDKLNKKFKSDKIKLGNQDLNRTWKMRQERLSSKFTTNINEIITVK, encoded by the coding sequence ATGTTTGCACTCGTAGATTGTAATAATTTTTATGCTTCTTGTGAACGGGTTTTTAATCCGAATTTACAAGGAAAACCAATTGCTATTTTAAGCAATAATGATGGTTGTGTTATTTCTATGAGCGATGAGGCTAAGAAATTACAACTGCCTTTTGGTGCGCCAATTTTTAAATGGGATGCATTCTGTAAAGCAAATAATATTACCGTTTTATCTTCTAATTACCCTTTATATGGAGATATGAGTTCTAGAGTTATGAATATTCTTGCAGACTTTTCACCAGATGTAGAAGTCTATTCTATCGATGAATCTTTTTTGAAATTAGATGGTTTCGAAAATTATGATTTGATTGAATATGCAACCAAAATGAGAAGCAGAGTTCTAAAATGGACAGGCATACCAACTTGTGTAGGAATTGCACCTACAAAAGCATTGACAAAAGTTGCCAATAAAATTGCACGTTCTAACCTAAAACAATCGAAAGGAATTTGTGTAATTGATTCTGAAGAAAACAGAATTAAAGCATTAAAATGGACCAAAATTGGAAATGTTTGGGGAATTGGAAGTCGTTTAAAAAAACGATTACAAGCAAAAGGTTGTGTAACTGCGTATGATTTTACACAATTACCAAGTGATTTGGTTTTAAAAGAGTTTTCTATTGTAGAATGGCGTTTACAAAAAGATTTACAAGGAATTTCTAAAATTCCGTTAGAAGAAGTTTCATCAAAAAAGATGATTGCAACAACCAGAAGTTTTGAATATACATATTCTGATATTGATAATATTAAAGAACGTATTTCTACGTTTGCAGCAAGTTGTGCAGAAAAATTACGGAATCAAGAATCGAGTTGTCACATGTTAATTGTGCAACTTTCTAGTGATCGTCATAAAAAAGAAATGCAACAACATAGAGAAAGTACAACGGTTGTTTTTTCTTATCCAACAGATTCTACTTTAACGATTGCTAATGCTGCTGTAGCTGCTGTAAAATCTATTTTTAAAAGTGGCATAAAATATAAAAGAGCAGGCGTAATTGTTACTGGTTTAGTACCTAATGATAATTTTCAACTGAATTTATTTTCAAGCGAAAACCCAAAACACAAACCTTTAATGTCTGCTATTGACAAGTTGAATAAAAAGTTTAAATCTGATAAAATCAAATTAGGAAATCAAGATTTAAATCGAACTTGGAAAATGCGTCAAGAAAGATTATCTTCTAAATTCACGACAAATATTAATGAGATTATAACTGTAAAATAA
- a CDS encoding aminotransferase-like domain-containing protein — protein sequence MKDSPVNTLFKQLIDFDKSLSQPLYIQVSQQIINAIQRRYLTKGAMLPGTRVLGELLKIHRNTAVAIYEELASQGWVEIIPNKGTFVLDPAEQTAKIKATSQKVHQAYTYSKTTGFPFQTSFNLASTTQLTDAKYTINDGKPDLRLHPVHEFTRWYSAAMKRKTLVNKWNRHNESSYSLFQTQLCNYLNATRGFHINPNNLINTRSTEMSLYIVSQLLMKQNDIVLVGHLSNYASNMIFQQAGASIKTIPVDKDGLDVDYIRKHFVKKSIRCVYVCAHRDYPTVVTLSAERRLELLQLAKEYGFAIIEDDYDYDFQFEGSAMLPMASADANGMVIYLGKLGRSLFPSFQTGFVVAPENLISEAKNYLQLLDKQGDLIQEQMLSELIHEGEIYRLMKKNIIIYKQRRDYLCELLTEYFSEIIQWKVPSGGLAIWLEFQSNISLVKLAEEAEKNNLFLPKTILYQDRNTCAIRFGFGHLEIEEIETVIKKLKSAYNKVVDLLEN from the coding sequence ATGAAAGATAGTCCGGTTAACACGTTATTTAAACAACTCATAGATTTTGATAAAAGTCTATCTCAACCTTTATATATACAAGTCTCTCAGCAGATTATAAATGCGATACAACGCAGGTATTTAACCAAAGGTGCAATGTTACCAGGAACCCGTGTTTTAGGTGAGTTATTAAAAATTCACAGAAACACAGCAGTTGCTATCTATGAAGAATTAGCTTCTCAAGGTTGGGTGGAGATAATACCCAATAAAGGCACATTTGTTTTAGATCCTGCGGAACAAACAGCAAAAATAAAAGCAACTTCTCAAAAAGTACATCAAGCTTACACCTACTCTAAAACAACAGGTTTTCCTTTTCAAACATCATTTAATCTAGCATCAACTACTCAATTAACAGATGCTAAGTATACAATTAATGACGGAAAACCAGATTTACGATTGCATCCTGTTCATGAATTTACAAGATGGTACAGCGCTGCCATGAAACGAAAAACGTTGGTAAATAAATGGAACAGACACAATGAATCTTCCTATTCATTATTTCAAACGCAACTATGTAATTATTTAAATGCAACTCGAGGTTTTCATATAAATCCAAATAATTTAATAAATACACGTAGTACAGAAATGAGTTTGTACATCGTATCTCAATTATTAATGAAACAAAACGATATTGTATTAGTTGGACATTTAAGTAATTACGCATCAAATATGATTTTTCAACAAGCAGGTGCAAGTATCAAAACAATTCCTGTAGATAAAGATGGTTTGGATGTTGATTATATTAGAAAACATTTTGTAAAAAAAAGTATCAGATGCGTTTATGTTTGTGCTCATAGAGATTACCCAACTGTAGTTACATTAAGCGCAGAGCGTCGTTTAGAGTTGTTACAACTTGCCAAAGAATACGGATTTGCTATTATTGAAGATGATTACGATTACGATTTTCAGTTTGAAGGTTCTGCAATGTTACCAATGGCAAGTGCAGATGCGAATGGAATGGTCATTTATTTAGGGAAATTAGGAAGGTCTTTATTTCCAAGTTTTCAAACAGGATTTGTAGTCGCACCAGAAAATCTAATTTCTGAAGCAAAAAATTATCTGCAATTATTAGACAAACAAGGTGATTTAATTCAAGAACAAATGTTGTCTGAATTAATTCATGAAGGTGAGATATATCGTTTGATGAAAAAAAATATCATCATCTATAAACAAAGACGCGATTATTTATGTGAACTCCTAACTGAATATTTTTCAGAAATTATTCAATGGAAAGTTCCTTCGGGAGGGTTAGCTATTTGGTTAGAGTTTCAATCGAATATATCTTTAGTAAAACTAGCAGAAGAAGCAGAAAAAAATAATTTATTTCTACCAAAAACGATTTTGTATCAAGATAGAAACACCTGTGCTATTCGTTTTGGATTTGGACATTTAGAGATAGAAGAGATAGAAACTGTGATTAAAAAATTAAAAAGTGCTTATAATAAGGTTGTTGATCTTCTTGAAAACTAA